From a region of the Paenibacillus lutimineralis genome:
- a CDS encoding ABC transporter permease — protein MSISLKRAGAIFVKDYKEFSRNYAVSISLIFPIVLALLFRGAGPSLGIGPSANGAFAFGLVLNTSFVLLTCLVQVSLFAEEKERNTLRSLMMTPATTMDVLIGKSTLVFVMSTVVLAIATYIMGYEPASIWVFAAAIILSIIIYIAAGTICGLFSKTLLEASLSILPVAFVFTAAPWGAFLVDDYPILKVLEYAPSSQLVHLLGIPNIGFTTGDLLKPLLIILAWTIVFTIVSVVLYQRRLKDE, from the coding sequence ATGAGTATCTCCTTAAAACGTGCCGGGGCGATATTTGTGAAGGATTACAAAGAGTTTTCACGTAATTATGCGGTCTCCATTAGTTTGATTTTTCCAATTGTGTTAGCACTTCTTTTTCGAGGTGCAGGCCCGTCTTTGGGTATAGGCCCATCTGCGAATGGAGCTTTCGCTTTCGGTCTTGTTCTTAATACTTCATTTGTGTTACTAACGTGTTTAGTACAAGTAAGCTTGTTTGCGGAAGAAAAGGAGCGTAACACTTTACGGTCATTAATGATGACTCCGGCCACGACCATGGATGTTTTAATCGGTAAAAGTACTTTAGTCTTTGTAATGTCTACTGTTGTTCTGGCTATTGCGACGTATATAATGGGCTATGAGCCAGCTAGTATATGGGTGTTTGCGGCAGCAATCATTCTTTCGATTATTATATACATAGCAGCCGGGACGATATGCGGCTTATTCTCCAAGACGTTGCTTGAAGCATCGTTATCTATACTTCCTGTGGCGTTCGTATTCACTGCGGCACCATGGGGGGCGTTTCTAGTGGATGATTATCCAATTTTAAAAGTGTTGGAGTATGCGCCAAGCAGTCAACTTGTACATTTGCTAGGTATACCCAATATAGGCTTTACGACGGGTGATTTATTAAAACCTCTCCTCATTATTTTGGCATGGACGATTGTATTTACGATTGTATCTGTTGTTTTGTATCAACGACGGTTAAAAGATGAGTAG
- a CDS encoding Rrf2 family transcriptional regulator, with protein MKFTKATNYALHTMLALIDASSVKPIGVQQLAEIQGVSPTYLSKILTRLVKAGMIESVSGANGGYRLSRKKDYITFLDIIHAIEGNASLFECDFVHGDECSIQAVMKEAEEKMESYLKNTKLTDLVKNQTLD; from the coding sequence ATGAAGTTTACTAAGGCCACGAATTATGCTCTGCACACCATGCTCGCTCTTATTGACGCTTCTTCGGTTAAGCCAATAGGTGTTCAGCAATTAGCAGAGATACAAGGTGTTTCCCCAACCTATCTTTCCAAAATTTTAACAAGGCTAGTGAAAGCAGGGATGATCGAATCTGTTTCCGGAGCAAACGGAGGTTATCGTTTATCTCGAAAGAAAGATTATATTACATTTTTGGATATTATCCATGCCATTGAAGGGAATGCCTCGTTGTTTGAATGTGATTTTGTCCACGGGGACGAATGCTCGATTCAAGCTGTAATGAAGGAAGCCGAAGAGAAAATGGAAAGCTACCTTAAAAACACAAAGTTGACGGACCTGGTCAAAAATCAAACACTGGATTAA
- a CDS encoding helix-turn-helix domain-containing protein — protein MIHLKRCGYHVIHPEGFTVDRPEGSGDYVFLFFRSKMELRVQSQTVFVEPNTFIIFNKNSPYFYRDAEQPLVHDWFHFEMEAADAFFDRLNLPLDTLIKAYDPFYISRKVNEIHWENLQNGTFRNEIIDYTIRCLFMKLSDIRNHLEPHHQISKYYDQFLNLRNEVFSSPSTWYTVEFLADKMNMSRSYFQHMYKQIFGISVINDIILNRLGYASYLLKNTSYTISHISGICGYENDVHFMRQFKKFVGLTPSEYRGRSDVAELP, from the coding sequence TTGATACATCTGAAGCGATGCGGTTATCATGTGATTCATCCAGAAGGCTTTACGGTCGATCGCCCGGAAGGCTCCGGGGATTACGTTTTTTTATTCTTCCGGAGCAAAATGGAGCTTAGGGTGCAATCGCAGACTGTGTTTGTTGAACCTAATACCTTTATTATTTTTAACAAAAACAGCCCGTATTTCTACCGGGATGCCGAACAGCCTCTGGTCCATGACTGGTTCCATTTTGAAATGGAGGCCGCCGATGCTTTTTTTGATCGGCTGAATCTCCCTCTAGATACCTTAATCAAAGCATACGACCCCTTCTATATTTCCAGAAAAGTGAATGAGATTCATTGGGAGAATCTGCAGAACGGAACCTTCCGAAATGAGATCATCGATTATACCATTCGTTGCCTGTTCATGAAACTTAGCGATATACGAAATCATCTGGAGCCACATCATCAGATCAGCAAATACTATGATCAGTTCCTAAACCTGAGAAATGAAGTTTTCAGTTCCCCATCTACTTGGTACACTGTCGAGTTCTTGGCGGATAAGATGAATATGAGTCGGTCTTATTTTCAGCATATGTACAAACAAATCTTTGGCATATCGGTAATTAACGATATCATCCTTAACAGACTAGGATATGCCTCCTATTTACTAAAGAACACATCGTATACGATCAGCCATATTTCTGGAATCTGCGGTTATGAGAATGATGTACATTTTATGCGGCAATTCAAAAAGTTCGTAGGACTAACTCCAAGTGAATACAGAGGAAGATCTGATGTTGCCGAGTTGCCGTAA
- a CDS encoding ABC transporter ATP-binding protein has product MNVIQVEHIRKRFGNKDALADVSFSVPKGEIFGFLGPSGSGKTTLIKILTAQLNPTSGQASVFSQSAKRMHQSEQKMRFGILTDNSGLYERLTIEENLELYRKLYDLPKSSIDKVLHFVNLSGERKQKVSRLSKGMRQRIMLACAVIHEPELLFLDEPTSALDPVNSAHIYKGLHYLNENGTTIFLTTHDMAEAELMCNRVAILYQGQVQALGSPKELKKQHRENVVFVDLINGEAYELPLDEGTADQIADWMRRGLIDRLETKEPSLGDIFIKMTGSELL; this is encoded by the coding sequence ATGAATGTTATCCAAGTAGAACATATTCGAAAGAGATTTGGAAATAAGGATGCCTTAGCAGATGTGTCTTTCTCCGTTCCAAAAGGAGAAATTTTTGGTTTCCTGGGTCCGAGTGGTTCGGGAAAAACGACATTAATAAAGATTTTAACGGCGCAATTAAATCCGACAAGTGGACAGGCAAGTGTATTTAGCCAGTCAGCGAAGAGGATGCATCAGTCTGAACAGAAGATGCGCTTTGGCATCTTGACGGATAACAGTGGTCTATATGAGAGATTAACAATTGAGGAAAATCTGGAGCTGTATCGTAAGTTATATGATCTTCCTAAATCTTCGATCGATAAGGTGCTGCATTTTGTTAACTTGAGCGGAGAACGCAAACAGAAAGTCAGTCGCTTATCGAAAGGGATGCGTCAGCGTATCATGTTGGCATGCGCGGTAATCCATGAGCCGGAATTATTATTTTTAGATGAGCCTACTTCGGCTTTAGATCCGGTAAACTCAGCACATATTTATAAAGGCTTACACTACTTAAATGAGAACGGGACAACGATTTTCTTAACTACGCATGATATGGCTGAGGCAGAATTGATGTGTAACCGTGTAGCGATTTTGTATCAAGGACAAGTCCAAGCCCTCGGCTCGCCCAAGGAACTTAAAAAACAGCATCGGGAAAACGTAGTTTTTGTTGACTTAATAAATGGGGAGGCATACGAGCTCCCGTTAGATGAGGGAACGGCTGATCAAATCGCCGATTGGATGAGACGAGGCTTAATTGATCGATTGGAAACGAAAGAACCAAGTCTAGGAGATATCTTTATTAAAATGACAGGAAGTGAGTTACTATGA
- the ppsA gene encoding phosphoenolpyruvate synthase, which translates to MSTLVLDFQEIEKTQLWLVGGKGLHLGELSKIQGIQVPEGFCVTTAGYQKAIQQNETYQVLLGQLTMLKVEDRDQIGEISRKIRQIITEVEIPSDVVEAVAHYLSQFGEEHAYTVRSSATAEDLPHASFAGQQDTYLNIIGKDAILQHISKCWASLFTDRAVIYRMQNGFDHRQVYLSVIVQKMVSPQASGIMFTADPITGSRKVVTIDASFGLGEALVSGLVSADCYKVREEGIVEKRIATKKLAIYGRKEGGTETEQIAPDQQMSQTLTEQQILQLTHIGRQIEAYFGQPQDIEWCLADDTFYIVQSRPITTLYPIPEVNDQENHVYLSVAHQQMMTDPIKPLGLSFYLLITPAPMRKAGGRLFVDVAPRLATPVGRETLLNTMESDPLIKGALMTIIEQDFIKLLPYDQTAPIPKRSNTDMLAQFENDPTIVSDLIKRTQTSIEELKQNIQAKSGSDLFDFILEDIQQLKKILFDPQSTAVFMSAMEASSWINENMYKWLGEKNVADTVSQSVPNNITSEMGLALLDVADVIRPYSEVIDYLQHAKDDDFLDELVKFKGGRETRDEIYDFLGKYGMRCTGEIDITRTRWSEEPITLVPLILSNIKNFEPNASSRKFEQGRQEALAKKQELLDRLKLLPDGEQKANETKQMIDLVRNFIGYREYPKYGYVSRYFVYKQALLKEAKRLVQFGVIHETEDIYYLTFEEFHEVVRTNQLDYQIIGKRKDEYKLYEKLNPPRVITSDGEIITGEYKRENLPAEAIAGLPVSSGVIEGRARVILKMEDADLEEGDILVTSFTDPSWTPLFVSIKGLVTEVGGLMTHGAVIAREYGLPAVVGVENATRLIKDGQRIRVNGTEGYIEIL; encoded by the coding sequence ATGAGTACTTTGGTTCTCGATTTTCAGGAAATAGAAAAAACGCAGCTTTGGCTCGTTGGCGGAAAAGGGCTCCATTTAGGGGAATTATCAAAGATTCAAGGGATACAAGTACCGGAAGGATTTTGTGTTACAACAGCGGGGTACCAAAAAGCCATCCAACAAAACGAAACGTATCAGGTTTTGCTGGGTCAACTGACCATGCTAAAAGTAGAGGATCGAGACCAAATTGGTGAAATCAGCAGGAAGATTCGACAAATCATTACGGAAGTAGAAATCCCTTCCGATGTTGTGGAAGCAGTTGCTCACTATCTCTCCCAATTTGGCGAGGAACATGCTTATACAGTGCGTTCTAGCGCGACTGCTGAAGATTTGCCCCATGCTTCTTTTGCCGGTCAACAAGATACCTATTTAAATATCATCGGCAAAGATGCTATCTTGCAGCATATCAGCAAATGTTGGGCATCTCTGTTTACGGATCGTGCGGTCATCTACCGTATGCAAAACGGATTTGACCACAGGCAAGTTTATTTATCCGTTATCGTTCAAAAGATGGTTTCCCCGCAGGCATCGGGGATTATGTTTACCGCCGATCCGATTACTGGAAGCCGAAAGGTAGTAACGATCGATGCCAGTTTTGGACTTGGGGAAGCTCTGGTCTCCGGCTTGGTATCTGCCGATTGTTATAAAGTGCGGGAAGAGGGAATCGTCGAGAAGAGGATAGCAACTAAAAAGTTGGCTATCTATGGAAGGAAAGAAGGCGGAACAGAGACAGAGCAGATCGCTCCTGATCAGCAGATGTCTCAAACACTCACTGAGCAACAAATATTACAGCTGACACACATCGGAAGACAGATCGAAGCTTATTTTGGCCAGCCGCAAGATATCGAATGGTGTTTGGCCGATGATACATTTTATATTGTCCAGAGTCGGCCGATCACGACTTTATACCCGATCCCTGAAGTGAATGATCAAGAAAATCACGTCTATCTATCTGTTGCTCATCAACAAATGATGACAGATCCCATAAAACCATTGGGATTGTCTTTTTACCTGTTAATTACTCCTGCACCTATGCGTAAAGCCGGCGGGAGGTTGTTTGTTGATGTTGCACCTAGGCTGGCTACACCTGTCGGACGGGAAACTTTATTAAATACCATGGAATCCGATCCGCTCATCAAAGGGGCACTCATGACCATAATAGAGCAAGATTTTATAAAATTGTTACCATATGATCAAACGGCACCGATTCCCAAAAGAAGTAATACAGATATGCTTGCACAATTCGAGAACGATCCGACCATCGTTTCTGATTTGATCAAGCGTACTCAAACCTCGATAGAAGAGTTAAAACAAAACATCCAAGCGAAATCGGGATCGGATTTGTTTGATTTTATTCTGGAGGATATCCAGCAATTAAAGAAGATCTTATTTGATCCGCAAAGTACGGCTGTGTTTATGTCTGCTATGGAGGCTTCATCATGGATCAATGAAAATATGTACAAATGGTTGGGTGAAAAAAACGTGGCAGATACGGTTTCTCAATCCGTACCAAACAATATTACTTCGGAAATGGGATTGGCGTTATTGGATGTTGCGGATGTGATTCGTCCTTATTCGGAAGTCATTGATTATTTACAACATGCAAAAGATGATGACTTTTTGGATGAACTAGTTAAGTTTAAGGGCGGACGTGAAACTCGTGACGAGATCTATGATTTTCTCGGCAAATACGGAATGCGGTGTACCGGAGAAATCGATATTACGAGAACTAGATGGAGCGAAGAACCAATCACTCTAGTCCCGTTGATTCTTAGCAACATTAAAAACTTTGAGCCTAATGCCAGCAGCCGGAAATTTGAACAAGGGCGGCAGGAAGCTTTGGCAAAAAAACAAGAGTTATTGGATCGACTGAAGCTATTGCCGGATGGCGAACAAAAGGCTAATGAAACCAAACAAATGATCGACCTCGTTCGGAATTTCATTGGGTATAGGGAGTATCCAAAATACGGTTATGTTAGCCGCTATTTCGTTTATAAACAGGCTTTACTGAAAGAAGCCAAGCGACTCGTGCAATTCGGCGTTATTCATGAAACAGAAGATATCTACTATCTGACTTTTGAGGAATTTCATGAAGTCGTACGCACCAATCAATTGGATTACCAGATCATCGGCAAACGAAAAGACGAGTACAAATTATATGAAAAACTAAACCCGCCGCGCGTTATCACGTCGGATGGCGAAATCATTACAGGCGAGTACAAACGAGAAAACCTTCCGGCTGAAGCGATTGCAGGTCTGCCCGTTTCTTCCGGAGTTATCGAGGGGCGTGCGCGTGTCATTTTAAAAATGGAAGATGCCGATCTGGAAGAAGGGGATATATTAGTCACCTCCTTTACCGATCCCAGCTGGACCCCCTTATTTGTAAGCATAAAAGGGTTAGTCACCGAAGTTGGCGGACTGATGACCCATGGAGCAGTTATCGCGCGTGAATATGGCTTGCCGGCAGTTGTTGGAGTGGAGAATGCTACCAGACTGATCAAAGACGGGCAACGAATTCGCGTGAATGGAACAGAAGGGTACATTGAAATATTGTAA
- the secA2 gene encoding accessory Sec system translocase SecA2, whose protein sequence is MNLAVKLIREFKDRDTRHKLKGYRDKAELIRNRNLEAWDDGQLQAESLRLKKEAKSGTPLDGLLVDAYALVCEAAKRTLGLQPYDVQIMAAIALHEGFLIEQHTGEGKTLSAVMPAYLNALTGEGVHVLTFNDYLAKRDAEWMGPIYRFLGLTVKPVQAGMSLLEKREAYAADITYVTAKEAGFDYLRDTIALDEADTVHRPFHYVIVDEADSLLLDEARVPLVIIGESESSSNDGIRFAEVARQLKQVEHYDFDEFQRNVYLNEAGSAKAESMLRCGNLYDSHNSHLLTSLNCALHVESLLKKDVDYIVRDGKIELIEEYTGRVAENRNLPDGLQAALAAKEGLQPLASGKILGTITHQHLISLYPRICGMTATAHASAIEFEHSYVLQVMQIPPNRPNIRIDHPHRIYTHKEAKHKALVQEISSIHATGRPILIGTSSVEESDTLANALAVADVPCHVLNAKNDAKEAEIIAKAGEIGAVTVSTNMAGRGVDIRLGGDNPTQAEIVAKLGGLYVIGTHMHQSVRIDNQLRGRSGRQGDPGASVFFVSLEDEVMLRYGINKAIRVPRQNEALKGADLHSKIAHIQRVIMGQNFHIRQELNCYSDMVEEQRRILYKERLGILKGETPMSPSEQRVRLYYIDKFWADHLAYVSYIRESIHLTGLVNRNPIDEFHAQIIQAFEQIPAKITSESAKMLVKLGGTNDPAIWEKFGLKSPTSTRTYIINDQYMEYLQSPSSWNSVTIIAYWLRKISWPIIREVKILMQRSPFRG, encoded by the coding sequence ATGAATTTAGCCGTCAAGTTGATACGAGAATTCAAAGATCGCGATACCCGGCATAAGCTGAAAGGCTATCGGGACAAAGCGGAGCTCATCAGGAATCGGAATTTGGAAGCCTGGGACGATGGGCAGCTTCAAGCCGAATCGCTGCGGCTGAAAAAGGAAGCAAAATCGGGTACGCCTTTGGATGGGCTGCTTGTCGATGCCTATGCGCTAGTCTGCGAGGCAGCGAAGAGAACGCTCGGATTACAGCCCTACGATGTTCAGATCATGGCTGCTATCGCTCTGCACGAGGGATTTTTGATCGAGCAGCATACCGGCGAAGGGAAAACACTCTCTGCTGTTATGCCTGCTTATCTAAATGCGCTGACTGGCGAGGGCGTTCATGTGCTGACTTTTAACGATTATTTGGCAAAGCGAGATGCGGAGTGGATGGGCCCGATCTATCGATTCCTCGGGTTAACGGTAAAGCCGGTTCAAGCGGGCATGAGCCTGTTAGAGAAACGGGAAGCGTACGCCGCGGATATCACCTATGTTACGGCCAAAGAGGCGGGATTTGATTATCTGCGCGACACGATCGCTCTAGACGAAGCAGATACCGTGCATCGTCCTTTCCACTACGTCATCGTCGACGAAGCGGATTCACTGCTTCTCGACGAAGCGCGAGTGCCGCTAGTCATCATCGGCGAGTCGGAATCTTCCAGCAACGACGGTATTCGTTTCGCAGAAGTGGCTCGGCAGCTCAAGCAAGTAGAGCATTACGACTTCGATGAGTTCCAGCGGAACGTTTACTTGAATGAAGCAGGCTCCGCAAAAGCGGAATCGATGCTGAGATGCGGCAATTTGTACGATAGCCATAATAGTCATTTGTTAACGTCATTAAATTGCGCGCTCCATGTGGAATCATTATTAAAAAAAGACGTCGATTACATCGTTCGGGACGGTAAAATCGAGCTGATCGAAGAATATACCGGCCGCGTGGCAGAGAACAGGAATTTGCCGGACGGGCTGCAGGCCGCGCTTGCGGCCAAAGAAGGGCTGCAGCCCTTAGCCAGCGGGAAAATTCTCGGGACGATCACCCATCAACACCTTATTAGCCTGTATCCGAGGATATGCGGAATGACGGCTACCGCGCACGCTTCCGCAATAGAATTCGAACATAGTTATGTGCTGCAGGTCATGCAAATCCCGCCGAACCGGCCAAACATACGGATCGACCATCCGCACCGGATTTATACCCATAAAGAAGCTAAACATAAGGCGTTAGTACAAGAAATTTCGTCCATCCATGCGACCGGGCGTCCAATTCTCATTGGTACGTCAAGCGTCGAGGAGTCTGACACGCTGGCGAACGCACTAGCGGTTGCTGATGTACCTTGCCATGTTCTGAATGCGAAAAACGACGCGAAAGAAGCAGAGATCATCGCCAAAGCAGGAGAGATCGGCGCCGTGACGGTGTCAACGAATATGGCGGGGCGCGGCGTCGATATTCGGCTCGGTGGTGACAATCCTACGCAAGCAGAGATTGTCGCCAAGCTGGGCGGGTTGTACGTGATTGGTACACATATGCACCAAAGCGTGAGGATCGACAATCAACTGCGCGGGCGATCTGGCCGCCAAGGCGACCCGGGAGCTTCCGTATTTTTCGTAAGCTTGGAGGACGAGGTGATGCTTCGGTACGGCATCAATAAAGCGATCCGCGTTCCTAGGCAGAACGAGGCTCTCAAGGGGGCGGATCTTCACAGCAAAATTGCGCATATTCAGCGCGTTATTATGGGCCAAAACTTCCATATCCGCCAGGAACTGAACTGTTATTCGGATATGGTGGAGGAACAGAGGCGTATTCTGTACAAGGAGCGGCTTGGAATTTTGAAAGGCGAAACGCCGATGAGCCCTTCGGAGCAGCGGGTACGGCTTTATTATATCGACAAGTTCTGGGCTGACCATCTAGCATACGTTTCTTACATCCGCGAAAGCATCCATTTGACGGGTCTTGTTAACCGCAATCCGATCGACGAATTTCATGCGCAAATCATCCAAGCATTCGAGCAAATTCCGGCAAAAATAACTAGCGAGTCAGCGAAAATGCTTGTAAAGCTTGGAGGTACGAATGATCCGGCAATATGGGAAAAGTTCGGTTTGAAGAGCCCTACTTCCACTCGGACTTATATTATCAACGATCAATACATGGAGTACTTGCAGAGTCCCAGTTCATGGAATTCAGTGACGATCATCGCCTATTGGCTTCGCAAGATTTCGTGGCCGATTATTCGGGAGGTCAAAATTTTGATGCAGCGTAGCCCCTTTCGAGGATGA
- a CDS encoding LytTR family transcriptional regulator DNA-binding domain-containing protein, translating into MQFQPMYFDGELYLPKIELNMTSNHSIGIITDLKRKQLLLNQLVNHSQYYLFRAGQSEYMRLTVEELITFLIKVTERDERVALLMDYFALKEERKVKVQNLSSSKRMYVTLLRVYFAHQPTLVLEEPYFYLEEQDRRQFKRILDDLLKEKQLLILTSNLEDALISCDAIYRLNEFGFHPLDIRDSEEDKQEEQKQDEANITLQKISTKRNDKVILFNPPEVDYIESIDGSILVHVDGENYDCALTLSELERRLLNFGFFRCHRSYIVNLQKVREIITWTKNSYSLRLNTSKDAVVPLSRSKLHELKTLLNI; encoded by the coding sequence ATGCAATTTCAACCAATGTATTTTGATGGGGAATTATATCTACCAAAGATCGAATTAAATATGACATCAAACCATTCGATTGGCATTATAACAGACTTGAAGCGAAAGCAGCTTTTACTGAATCAATTAGTGAATCATTCCCAATATTATTTATTTCGAGCTGGGCAAAGCGAGTATATGCGTTTAACGGTGGAGGAGCTAATCACTTTCCTAATCAAAGTAACGGAGAGGGATGAGCGTGTCGCTTTGTTAATGGATTATTTTGCTTTGAAAGAAGAACGGAAGGTAAAAGTCCAGAATCTAAGCTCATCAAAAAGGATGTATGTGACATTGCTGCGTGTCTATTTTGCGCATCAGCCTACACTTGTACTGGAGGAACCCTATTTTTACTTGGAAGAGCAAGATCGTCGTCAATTTAAACGGATTCTAGATGACCTTTTGAAAGAAAAGCAATTATTAATTTTAACGTCGAATTTGGAGGATGCCCTTATTTCCTGTGATGCCATTTATCGATTGAACGAATTCGGATTTCATCCATTGGATATTCGGGACTCAGAAGAAGATAAGCAGGAAGAGCAGAAACAAGATGAGGCTAATATAACCTTGCAGAAGATATCTACAAAAAGAAATGACAAAGTGATTTTATTTAATCCGCCTGAAGTTGATTACATAGAAAGTATAGATGGTTCGATCCTTGTTCATGTAGATGGGGAAAATTATGACTGTGCTTTGACGCTAAGCGAGCTCGAGCGGAGATTGTTAAATTTCGGATTTTTTAGGTGTCATCGATCCTACATCGTTAATCTACAAAAAGTAAGAGAGATTATTACATGGACGAAGAATAGCTATAGCTTGCGATTAAATACAAGTAAAGATGCCGTGGTTCCGTTATCTCGTTCAAAATTGCATGAATTAAAAACACTTCTTAACATTTAA
- a CDS encoding TetR/AcrR family transcriptional regulator produces the protein MSKSETTRQKILETTAWLIGHYGIERSSLSMIANSVGIQKPSIYYYFSSKEELVDAVFAWILEGYSFEQYFPINSYTKENFVEKIISDGLQLLIEESTDTQMLVVQVLNEFLLYGSRESSHNKEYRLKIKAVQEGFIDGFIVLLQKGVEFRLTDSKGLREKASILALTLDNLSNYPMIGIQLDVAAVWRQTITSVVSNEGKFI, from the coding sequence ATGAGTAAAAGCGAAACAACAAGACAAAAAATTCTTGAAACGACTGCATGGTTAATCGGACATTATGGAATTGAAAGATCTTCACTTTCCATGATCGCTAATTCTGTTGGCATACAGAAGCCATCCATTTATTATTATTTCTCTTCGAAAGAAGAACTAGTAGACGCTGTATTCGCTTGGATTTTAGAGGGATATAGTTTTGAACAATACTTTCCTATTAACAGCTATACGAAAGAGAATTTTGTAGAGAAGATTATTAGTGACGGCTTGCAATTGTTGATTGAAGAATCTACAGATACACAGATGCTAGTTGTCCAGGTATTAAATGAGTTTCTTTTATATGGAAGCCGGGAATCTTCACATAATAAAGAGTACAGATTAAAAATTAAAGCCGTACAGGAAGGGTTTATTGACGGTTTTATAGTCTTACTACAAAAAGGGGTAGAATTTAGACTTACTGATTCAAAAGGATTACGTGAAAAAGCAAGTATATTAGCGTTAACCCTTGATAATTTATCAAACTATCCGATGATAGGAATTCAATTAGATGTCGCAGCTGTATGGAGACAAACCATTACAAGTGTGGTATCTAACGAGGGGAAATTTATATGA
- the trxA gene encoding thioredoxin — MTICHSTDLTFKNDLKNEGFTLVNFWAPWCGPCRSFAPILEKFDQEYSKEVRLLKVNVDEHPNTAAHYGIMSLPTTILFKEGEPIDKFIGAVHIDKLKQFISDKKI, encoded by the coding sequence ATGACTATTTGTCACTCTACGGATCTAACCTTTAAAAATGATTTGAAAAATGAAGGTTTTACATTAGTTAATTTTTGGGCACCATGGTGTGGGCCTTGCCGCTCTTTTGCACCAATACTTGAGAAGTTCGATCAGGAATATAGCAAAGAAGTGAGGTTGCTAAAAGTTAATGTAGACGAACACCCGAATACTGCCGCTCATTATGGAATTATGAGCCTTCCAACTACGATTCTGTTTAAAGAGGGTGAGCCGATCGATAAATTTATTGGAGCTGTTCATATTGATAAATTGAAACAGTTCATATCAGATAAAAAGATTTAA
- a CDS encoding GNAT family N-acetyltransferase: MDTINFTKEPPNDFAQLLSIYESLGWNSLELSVDDLKQMCNQSWYAIYAFDNSKLVGMGRIISDGVITGIICGLCVLPSYQSKGIGKEMLNQLIGHCEENRVIPQLLCTESLESYYESFGFRKFSVGMTRNINRT, encoded by the coding sequence GTGGACACTATAAATTTTACAAAAGAACCACCTAATGATTTTGCGCAATTACTTTCCATCTATGAATCATTAGGATGGAATTCACTTGAATTATCCGTTGATGATTTGAAGCAAATGTGCAATCAAAGTTGGTACGCAATTTATGCTTTTGATAATTCAAAATTGGTGGGAATGGGGCGTATTATATCGGATGGAGTAATTACTGGAATTATATGTGGTCTATGTGTTCTGCCGAGCTATCAGTCTAAAGGGATCGGCAAAGAAATGCTGAATCAATTGATTGGCCATTGCGAAGAAAATCGTGTAATCCCTCAACTTTTGTGTACAGAAAGCTTGGAATCCTATTATGAGTCTTTTGGATTCAGGAAATTTTCCGTAGGAATGACAAGGAATATAAATAGAACATAA